From Armatimonadota bacterium, a single genomic window includes:
- the arsN2 gene encoding arsenic resistance N-acetyltransferase ArsN2, with protein sequence MTSVDGSSGTAIRPARRADYEAIVALLRDAGLPLTGVEEHLETFLVAEDRGGIAGAAGLEIYGDVALLRSVAVAAPRRGRGLGQALVAAAVTEARRRGVRELALLTTGAARFFARLGFHQVARERLDRRLFASAELGDECCASAVAMRRRLGTP encoded by the coding sequence TTGACATCTGTCGATGGATCTTCTGGCACGGCGATCCGCCCGGCCCGCAGGGCAGATTACGAGGCCATCGTCGCGCTGCTGCGGGATGCCGGCCTGCCCCTGACAGGGGTGGAGGAACACCTGGAGACGTTTCTCGTGGCCGAGGACCGTGGGGGGATCGCCGGCGCCGCCGGGCTGGAGATATACGGCGACGTGGCGCTCCTCCGCTCGGTGGCGGTGGCGGCGCCGCGCCGCGGGCGCGGGCTGGGGCAGGCGCTGGTGGCTGCAGCAGTTACGGAGGCGCGGCGGCGCGGGGTGCGCGAACTGGCCCTGCTGACCACTGGGGCGGCACGCTTCTTCGCCCGCCTGGGCTTCCACCAGGTGGCGAGGGAGAGGCTCGACCGCCGCCTCTTCGCCTCAGCGGAGCTGGGGGACGAATGCTGCGCCTCCGCGGTAGCCATGCGCCGCCGGCTGGGGACACCTTAA